Proteins encoded by one window of Vibrio algicola:
- the kefG gene encoding glutathione-regulated potassium-efflux system ancillary protein KefG, with the protein MSQTRSGSTSAPVSLKGSALQGSSNSPNPPRVLVIFAHPDPIDSVANQILLKAIQDLPHVRVHDLYARYPDFFIDVAIEHHLLLEHDIIVFQHPLFMYSCPALMKEWMDTVLGKGFAFGEGRALAGKTWRSVITVGGSKQAFSDKGYNQYPLEQILQPFELTAKLCQMNWLEPLVLYWARNVNHAERLQHAQAYRQWLMNL; encoded by the coding sequence ATGTCTCAAACAAGGAGCGGTTCAACATCCGCGCCGGTATCACTTAAAGGATCAGCACTGCAAGGATCATCAAACTCACCCAATCCACCCCGAGTGTTGGTTATTTTTGCACATCCCGATCCGATCGATTCTGTTGCCAATCAAATCTTACTCAAAGCGATTCAAGATCTTCCTCATGTGCGTGTGCATGACTTATATGCCCGTTATCCAGATTTCTTTATAGATGTGGCGATAGAGCATCACCTGTTACTTGAACACGATATCATTGTCTTTCAACACCCTCTATTTATGTATTCTTGCCCTGCGTTAATGAAAGAATGGATGGATACCGTATTAGGCAAAGGTTTTGCATTTGGTGAAGGGCGGGCGTTGGCCGGAAAAACTTGGCGTAGCGTAATAACGGTGGGCGGATCTAAGCAAGCCTTTAGCGACAAAGGCTATAACCAATATCCATTAGAGCAAATACTGCAACCTTTTGAACTGACGGCAAAATTATGCCAAATGAATTGGCTGGAGCCGTTAGTCTTATATTGGGCTCGCAATGTCAATCATGCAGAACGCTTACAACATGCCCAAGCCTACCGTCAATGGCTAATGAATCTGTAA
- the kefB gene encoding glutathione-regulated potassium-efflux system protein KefB: protein MAPTTFELLESGVVFLSAAVIAVPLAQRFGLGSVLGYLLAGIAIGPWGLGLISDVDSVMHFAEFGVVLLLFLIGLELNPKKLWQMRIPILGLGGAQVVVTTLILSAIAHWFGISWQNSLVIGMGLALSSTAIALRVIEEQGLGGTETGQSGFAILLFQDIAVIPMLAMLPLLAGNVGGDWLDAVWMIGGVVGLLVGGHYLLRPIFRFVVMSRVRELFTVAALLLVIGISVIMQKLGLSMALGTFLAGVLLAESEYRHELESAIEPFKGLLLGLFFMSVGMAVNLGLLGLYPIKILLAVVALVTIKGLLIYGLARLMGTRAKARSRMAAILSQGGEFAFVLFTAASGQGLLGTEMTSFLLVVVSLSMMTTPLILLAQQKWFSRTINVQDDMQSDVVNEEPRVIVAGFGRFGQVVGRLLYANKIRITVLESDPSQIQVLRKFGYKVYYGDATQLDLLRAAGAEQAEAIAICTDSPDEVLKIAELCKQHFPNLKVMARARSRVEAYQLLNIGVTLFSRETFLGALDLGRQVLTELGMHPYQAKRAEAHFKKLDTTMLKELLPQHSEDKDTGLRAKEARIELEEIFAREMESDRKTQNHWD, encoded by the coding sequence ATGGCACCAACAACCTTTGAATTATTAGAAAGTGGCGTAGTCTTTTTATCGGCAGCGGTGATTGCGGTGCCGCTGGCGCAACGTTTTGGCTTAGGCTCAGTGCTTGGGTATTTGTTGGCCGGTATTGCGATTGGTCCTTGGGGATTAGGGCTGATTAGTGATGTCGACAGCGTCATGCACTTTGCGGAATTTGGTGTGGTGTTATTGCTGTTTTTGATCGGTTTAGAATTGAACCCTAAAAAACTATGGCAAATGCGTATTCCTATTTTAGGTTTAGGCGGCGCACAAGTGGTGGTGACCACATTAATTCTCTCTGCGATTGCCCATTGGTTTGGCATTAGCTGGCAAAACAGCTTAGTGATCGGGATGGGGTTGGCGTTGTCTTCTACTGCGATTGCTTTGCGAGTGATTGAAGAGCAAGGGCTGGGCGGCACCGAAACCGGACAGTCAGGTTTTGCGATTTTGTTATTCCAAGATATCGCTGTGATCCCCATGCTTGCTATGTTGCCATTATTGGCAGGCAATGTGGGCGGCGATTGGTTAGATGCGGTATGGATGATTGGTGGTGTGGTCGGGTTATTAGTCGGAGGCCATTATTTATTGCGACCTATTTTTCGCTTTGTGGTGATGAGCCGAGTACGAGAACTGTTTACTGTCGCTGCATTATTGTTGGTGATTGGTATTTCGGTGATCATGCAAAAACTCGGTTTATCCATGGCGTTAGGGACTTTTTTGGCCGGCGTTTTACTGGCAGAGAGTGAATACCGTCATGAATTAGAAAGCGCGATTGAACCATTTAAAGGTTTGCTGCTGGGGTTGTTCTTTATGTCGGTTGGCATGGCGGTCAATTTAGGCTTGTTGGGGTTATATCCAATCAAAATTCTATTGGCGGTGGTGGCCTTAGTCACCATCAAAGGATTATTGATTTACGGCTTGGCGCGCTTAATGGGCACTCGAGCCAAAGCACGCAGTCGAATGGCGGCTATATTGAGCCAAGGCGGTGAGTTTGCTTTTGTGTTGTTTACCGCCGCATCAGGGCAAGGGCTGCTTGGAACCGAGATGACGTCGTTCTTGCTGGTGGTAGTGAGCTTATCCATGATGACCACCCCCCTGATCTTACTGGCGCAACAAAAATGGTTTAGCCGTACCATTAATGTGCAGGATGACATGCAATCGGATGTGGTTAATGAAGAGCCAAGAGTGATCGTGGCTGGCTTTGGGCGTTTTGGCCAAGTGGTGGGCCGCTTGCTGTACGCCAATAAAATTCGCATTACGGTATTAGAAAGCGATCCCAGTCAAATCCAAGTATTACGCAAGTTTGGCTATAAAGTGTATTACGGCGATGCCACTCAACTGGATTTACTCAGGGCGGCAGGGGCAGAGCAAGCCGAAGCGATTGCCATTTGTACCGATTCACCAGATGAAGTGTTAAAAATTGCCGAATTGTGTAAGCAGCATTTTCCCAATCTGAAAGTAATGGCACGAGCGCGCAGTCGGGTTGAAGCTTATCAATTACTCAATATTGGCGTGACTTTATTTTCACGCGAAACCTTTTTAGGAGCATTAGATTTAGGTCGCCAAGTGTTAACTGAGTTGGGCATGCATCCTTATCAGGCCAAGCGAGCAGAAGCACACTTTAAAAAACTCGACACCACCATGCTAAAAGAGTTATTACCTCAACATAGTGAAGATAAAGACACCGGCCTTAGAGCCAAAGAAGCACGGATTGAATTAGAAGAAATATTTGCGCGTGAAATGGAAAGCGATCGAAAAACCCAAAATCATTGGGATTAA